Proteins encoded by one window of Bacillota bacterium:
- a CDS encoding response regulator has protein sequence MKEILVVEDSSLTRLMVKRVLEEEGYAVTELASGEEVLAKIRLRQRPFDLIIMDIHLPGMDGLRTLEALKGLPEYAYVPVMMLTVSSTSSAVREAIRLGAVEYLCKPFEQEQLMQRVRKLIGPGRREGQEEKTPLERFYEVMRLEINRARRGSTPLTIVLGRREGGPGADVRELAEQAQRQLRTIDAVLPLSKKSLVAVLPVTDLNGAQVVMQKLESWIATADRGAAWKFAPAAFPEHGQDGEELLERARADLSKATQA, from the coding sequence ATGAAGGAGATCCTTGTTGTTGAGGACTCCTCCCTCACCAGGCTCATGGTGAAGAGGGTGCTGGAGGAGGAAGGATACGCAGTGACAGAACTCGCGAGCGGGGAGGAAGTGCTCGCGAAAATAAGGCTGCGCCAGAGGCCGTTCGACCTGATCATCATGGACATCCATCTTCCCGGCATGGACGGGCTCCGCACCCTGGAGGCCCTCAAAGGCCTCCCGGAGTACGCCTACGTGCCGGTAATGATGCTCACCGTGAGCTCCACCTCCTCCGCGGTAAGGGAGGCAATCCGGCTCGGGGCGGTGGAATACCTCTGCAAGCCCTTCGAGCAAGAGCAGCTTATGCAGAGGGTGAGGAAGCTCATCGGTCCGGGCCGGAGGGAAGGGCAGGAGGAGAAAACCCCCCTTGAGAGGTTCTACGAGGTCATGAGGCTCGAGATCAACCGCGCCCGGCGCGGGAGCACTCCTCTGACGATCGTGCTGGGGCGCCGGGAAGGAGGGCCCGGCGCTGATGTAAGGGAACTGGCAGAGCAGGCCCAGAGGCAGCTGCGCACGATCGACGCCGTGCTCCCGCTCAGCAAGAAGTCCCTGGTCGCTGTGCTTCCGGTGACCGACCTCAACGGCGCGCAGGTGGTCATGCAGAAGCTCGAGAGCTGGATCGCGACGGCAGACAGAGGAGCAGCCTGGAAGTTTGCCCCTGCCGCTTTTCCTGAGCACGGCCAGGATGGCGAGGAGCTCCTCGAGCGCGCCAGAGCCGATCTCTCGAAGGCAACTCAAGCTTAA
- a CDS encoding PAS domain-containing protein — protein sequence MIRSSEPGKMRLGLWLTLFSVVVFLTLIFLSMRQVIKGLDKMHVQVQKIVAASDLYTHLIAQSYAIRGYMLYQDVPYLEEFRSWSRSNEREIEELLKIVRPARKPLVRGVLERHVKYVEMCEEEIIPRVQKGDVEGAARIAWESGAVALLREMLDATDRLREMRITDTHALVDHTVRQARRALVWGCGSGLLGLLVVLGGGTFMVRRMVMEGLVYRLMLLNITSAVAVLRRNGLVHYVNPAAENLFSLESKKVAGKPFLSVFAGRMEARGDSRALPVQESLASGNPFSAEIDYTAPDGRKLAFLVDCLPLLEEGGGATGRFSFSGTSRNSGGERRSLRIWPCGTALPSSSTTPTSPRPLSAKPDAPSRRGGVWRS from the coding sequence GTGATCCGCTCAAGCGAGCCCGGGAAGATGCGTCTGGGCCTTTGGTTGACGCTCTTCTCTGTGGTTGTTTTCCTGACCCTTATCTTCCTCAGTATGAGGCAGGTGATCAAGGGACTTGACAAGATGCACGTCCAGGTCCAGAAGATCGTGGCGGCAAGCGACCTCTACACCCACCTCATCGCCCAGTCCTACGCCATCAGAGGCTATATGCTCTACCAGGATGTCCCTTACCTGGAAGAGTTCCGCTCCTGGTCCCGCAGCAACGAGAGAGAGATAGAGGAACTGCTGAAGATCGTCCGCCCCGCACGGAAGCCCCTGGTCAGGGGAGTCCTGGAGCGGCATGTAAAGTACGTGGAAATGTGTGAAGAGGAAATCATTCCCAGGGTGCAGAAGGGGGACGTTGAGGGCGCCGCCCGGATCGCCTGGGAGAGCGGGGCCGTGGCCCTCCTGCGGGAGATGCTGGACGCCACGGACAGGCTCCGGGAGATGCGGATCACAGATACCCACGCCCTTGTGGATCATACCGTGCGCCAGGCTCGCCGCGCCCTGGTGTGGGGCTGCGGAAGCGGGCTTCTGGGGCTCCTCGTTGTCCTGGGCGGGGGGACCTTCATGGTCAGGAGAATGGTGATGGAGGGCCTGGTCTACAGGTTGATGCTTCTGAACATCACCAGTGCGGTCGCCGTCCTCAGGCGCAACGGTCTGGTCCACTACGTCAACCCTGCAGCCGAGAACCTCTTCAGCCTGGAGTCGAAAAAGGTGGCGGGGAAACCCTTTCTCTCGGTTTTTGCCGGTCGTATGGAGGCGAGGGGAGATTCCCGCGCTCTCCCGGTCCAGGAGTCCCTGGCATCGGGCAATCCTTTTAGCGCGGAGATCGACTATACTGCCCCTGACGGCAGGAAGCTGGCCTTCCTCGTGGACTGCCTGCCGCTCCTGGAGGAGGGGGGAGGAGCCACGGGGCGGTTCTCATTTTCCGGGACATCACGGAACTCCGGAGGAGAGAGGAGGAGCTTAAGGATCTGGCCGTGCGGGACGGCCTTACCCTCCTCTTCAACCACACCTACGTCACCCAGGCCCTTGAGCGCGAAGCCAGATGCGCCCTCGAGAAGGGGAGGAGTCTGGCGTTCATGA